One Stratiformator vulcanicus genomic window, GTTCGGGTGGACGGATCGGGCACTTCCCGCGATAACTCAGCACACCGTACAGAGTTTCGTCCGCGCCCGACTCGCCGGCGTGGAGGTCCCGCTCCGCCCGTTTTCTATTCATCGAGCGTTGGAGTCTTTCACCATCATGCCAGTTTCGCTCGATTCGCTGTCCGGGATTTCGACGCTTGTCATTGCCGGATTTTGTGGTGCGCACGTTCTCGCATTCGCAGTTCTTTCGATTTGGGCGGGCCGCGATCTGCGGGTGATCGCTTCATCTCTGGACCAGTTCACGCGGAGCCTGCGACATCGCAGCATTCTCGAAGGCACAGCGGGGCTCGCCGACCAGATTCAGGCATTTCTCGCCGACGTCCGGGAGGTGCTCGACAACCCGAAGGCGGTCGAGGAACGACGGTCGCTGCTCGACCGAATCAAGGTGCTCGACGAGAAACGCGGCTATCTCAATTCGCTGTCGTTCGAAACGGCCTGGAACGTCGCCCGAACGATGATCGAGGCCTACCCCTTGGCCGGCGTGCTCGGAACGATCCTCGCGATCGGTTCTGCCTTGGCCGGTGATGCTTCGACGGGAGATGCGTCGGCCGTCTCGGTCATTGTGGCCCGCTTCGGCGACGCGATTTGGTCGACGTTCGCGGGACTGACCGCAGCCATCCTGCTGATGTTTCTGAGCAGCATCCTTGAACCAAGATTTGCCCGCTTGACCGAGAGCCGGGCCAATGTTCGCGACGTAATCGCACGCGCGAAGCGGGAACTGACGGTGAGCGGGGAGAAGCCGGAATGAAAATTCAGCGTCTCCACTTCCAACTCACGCCGCTGCTCGATCTGCTGCTCATCGTAATATTTGCGCAATATCTCGATGTGCAACAAACTGCCGATCAGCAGTCCGAATCGGTCACCGCACAGGTCGCCGCCGAACGGGCCGAGATGGACACTCAGTTGAGCCGGAAGCTGGACGAGTTGGAACAGCGATCGCAAACGACATTGGTCGTCGAAGGAGAACTCTCGCAACGCAAGGCGGAACTCGAACGGCAGATTCAGAAATTAGCCGAAGATCGAGCCGAGCTCGAAGCCCGACAGCGCACGGCCGGCAATTTGCTCGCGAAATTGTTCGACGTGCCTCAAGAGGTGATCGCCGAGGTCTTCCGTCCTCGAGAGCCGCCGGGCGTACCGCAGACCGCCGAAGAGGTGCAGCGGTTGAAGGACCAACTCGAACGCTTGGCCAATGATAAGGGTCGAGAGATCGTCGAGTTTCTGCTCACGTACGATGAACTCCGCAAGCGAGCCGATATCTGGAGCGTGCATATCAGAGAGACCGGCGAGATCGTGCTCAAAGCGGGCGAATGGTCGAACGTCATCCGGGCAAAGACGCCCGACGAATTCGCGTCGAAGATATTCACGAACTACAAGACCCTACCGCAGCCGAAGAACCTTGTGGTGGTGCTCGTCTCCTACGGCGATGCCCGCGCCGACGCTCGTAATGCGGTTCTCAAGGGGCTGCCCATGGCACTCAAAGAAATGCGAGACGACCGGCTCGGACGAACACAATTCGAATATGCGATTTTGGGGTTCGACCCCGGAGACGGCCCGACGGTGCCATAGTAGACTGATATCATCGGGGACTCTCCGCCGACCTCAGCCATTCTCAAAGCAACTGGAAAGACAGCCATGCGACGTTTGCAGATCGGTATCTTCGCGGCCGCGGTCATTGGCGTGGCCGCGCTCCTGAACGGCTTGATGAACGGTTTCGGCTTGGGAGAGGGGGATGGCGGAACGACCACGGTCACCGAGCAGACTTCGACTTCGGAAACCGAAAGTGAATCGGTGGCCGACGATCCTGACGTTGAGTCAAGTGAAATCGCCGAGTCGGACGGCTCGCTCGACGTTCTGATCGACGACCGCGAGTTCTTGGTCCGAGGGGCCGATTCCGGGTCCTGGGTACCGATCGACCTGTCAAAGTTGGTCTCGCTTATTGCGGAACAACCGGGCGATGACGGTCTGAAAGCAACGATCTATCGCACCCCAGCCGCTCGCGCTGCGGCTGAGGAGGAACTCCAAGCGGCGATGAGCGAAGCCGGTATTGAGGACTCCGCGGTCGATCAGTCGGAGAAATTTATCGAACGCTGAACGCCTGATTGAAGTAACCGCGGCGCTATTTCTCACCGTGAGGCGAGATTCCGATTCGACGTGCTGTCGCATCGGAGTTACCCTATAGATAGCTTCGGAGCGGCGATCCTCCCGGACGGGGACGGGCAAGCATTCCGAATTCTCATCAACGATTTCGCTCGCGACGTGGTCAGAATGCATCGCTATCGCTTTTTCGCGAACCCCTGGCTCTCAATCGCAGCGGCAGCCGCGATTGCGGTGGCGATCTTCGTTTCGGGAGAGGCACTTGCGGCAGAGCCGATTTCGAAGGCTGATCGGCACTTCACGCTGCAAGTGCTGCCGGTGCTCAAAGCGAAGTGTCTCGCCTGTCACGGCGAGGATGGGGACGACCTGAAAGGCGACTTTGATCTGTCGTCCCGTGCCGCCTTGCTCAAAGGTGGAGAGTCGGGCGAGCCGGGCATCGTCCCGAAACAGCCCGACGAGGGCACAATGCTTTCGGCGATCCGCTGGGAAGGCTACGAGATGCCTCCCAAGGAGAACGATCGGTTGTCGGTCGAGCAAATCGCTGCGATCGAACGCTGGATTCGCGAGGGAGCTGTCTGGCCGAACGCCGACATTCAGAAACGGATCGTTGAGGATTCATGGAAGTCCGAATCGTCAGATCAAGGCGTGATCGTCGCGACATCGGGCGGGCTTTCCGATGATTGGACCTACCGCCGCTATCAGCCCAAAGACCTGTGGGCTTACCAACCGCGAGCGAATCCGGCAGTCCCCGAAATCGCATCGGCTGCAGGTGCGATTGAGCACCCGATCGATGCCTTCTTGCAACGCCGCATGTCGGAGGCCGGAGTGACTCCGGCAGGTCCCGCGGACCGGGTCGAGTGGATCCGCCGAATCACCTTCAATGTGACCGGCCTGCCGCCGACGCCGGACGAGGTAACGGCGTACGTCGAAGATCGGTCGGTCAACGCCGATCAAAGGGTCATTGATCGGCTGCTCGCGAGCCCTCATTACGGTGAGCGAATGGCTCAGCATTGGCTCGATGTCGTGCGGTATGCGGACACCGCAGGCTATGCGAATGACTTCAGTCGCCCCAACGCATGGCGCTACCGCGATTACGTCATCCGATCGTTTAACTCCGACAAACCGTTTGATCAATTTATCCGAGAGCAAATCGCCGGAGACGAAATCGATCCGGACGACCCGGAAATGCTGATCGCGGTTGGGTTCCTTCGCATGGGACCTTGGGAGCACACCGGGATGTCTGTGTTCGCGGAGACGCGGCAGCTATTCCTGGACGACGCGGTCAATACCGTCGGGGAGACATTTTTGGCGACGAACATGAGTTGCTTTAAATGTCATGATCACAAATTCGATCCGCTGCCGACTCAGGATTACTATCGGATGCAGGCGGCGTTCGCACCGGTCCAACTCGCCGATCGCCCGGCCCCATTTCTGCCGGAAGAAAATACGACCGGCATGTCGGATCAACGCCGACGATACGAGCAGCTCGCCAAGAATGACGGCACCGAACTTATCATTCCGCCGGGAGCTGATGAAAAGTTAAAGCGGGAATTAAGGAAAGATTTTAAGAGAATTCAAAATAAAAACCGGGAGCAACATCGACGGACATTGCTGATGACCCAGCCGCGGGCTTTCAGTGTTTATAACGGTCCGTTAAATCCGAAATTTCGCTCGACGAAGTCGATCCACGAGGTCCCCAACAAACGTAGTGGCGAAGTCCAGCAGGTATCGATCCTCGTGGGAGGTTCGATCGCTTCACCGAGCACGGAGGTTGAGCCGGGCGTTCTCAGCGCGGTCGACCGCATGATCGATGAAGAACGGAATTCGAGCCTCACGAATGAGATGACCGGTCGGCGGACCGAGCTCGCCGCGTGGATTGCTAGCGACGCCAATCCGTTGACCGCGCGCGTCTATGTGAACCGCATCTGGCAATGGCACTTCGGTCGTGGATTGGTCAATACGCCGAACAACTTTGGGGTCACGGGATCAGAACCGACCCATCCCGAACTTCTTGATTGGCTGGCGAATTACTTCATCGAACAGGGCTGGTCGACCAAGGCGGTGCATCGCCTGATTCTGACGAGCGACGCCTACCGACGCTCGACGTCGCACCCGCAACGTGACGCCGTCGACAGTGTCGATCCGAATAACGAGTTGCTGAGCTGGTTTCCTCCACGACGGCTGACCGCGGAAGAACTTCGTGACTCGATGCTGGTCGTTTCCGGAGACTTAAACGCCGAGATGGGCGGGATTCCAATTCGTCCTGAAATTAATCGGGATGTCGCCTTTCAGCCGCGGATGATCATGGGCGGGGTGGCTCCGGCCTATCAGCCGTCGCGAACTCCGCTCTTGCGGAACCGACGAACGATCTACGCTCAGAAGATTCGAGGACTTCGCGATCCGATGCTGGAGGTGTTCGATCAGCCGACACCCGATCAATCGTGCGGGCGTCGTAATGCATCGACCGTCACCCCGCAGGTCTTTGCTCTATTTAATAGTGAGAGCGTCCACCATCGGGCGCTCGCGTTCGCCGTTCGTCTGATCGACGAAAATGCTTCGCCGAAGCAACGGATTCAATCGGCATATCGGCTCTGTTTTGGTCGTGAACCATCGAAACGGGATTTAATGGCCTGTCTCGACCACATCGGCCGATCACAGGTTTATCATTCCGCGAAAACACCGCCGCCGATCGAACTTCCGACGGAACTGGTCCGCGAACGGCTCGGTGAGCAGTTCGGGCATCAGATGCAGTGGCTCGAACAACTCGACGTCTATAAGAATTACGAACCGGACCTGACTGCCAATATGGCAACGGCAGAGCAGCGAGCTTGGGCGGAACTATGCCTCGTCCTCTTGAACTCGAATGAATTCGCCTACGTGTATTAAGTCCGGTCGGTAAGTCTTACTCGGCCGCCTGATACTTTGCGGTCAATCCCCACAACACCTTAATGGCTCGGTTCAATGTCTTTGCCGCGTCGTGACTTTCTCTACGGCCTCGGTGCCACGCTCGGCACGGCGGCCTTGAATTCGTTCACTCAGGCTGAGGACGCCCCCTCGGCAATCGAAGAGGCCGGGCCGCTTGCCGCGAAGCAGGGACATTTTGCAGCCAAGGCGAAGTCGTGCATCTTCATCACGCTCGCGGGCGGGCCGAGTCATATCGATACGTTCGATCCGAAGCCCGTGCTGCAAAAACTACACTTAAATGAATTTCGGCGCGATGACAAATTCGCGTCCGCGATGAACGGGGGCAAGCGCTATTACGTGGCCAGCCCCTTTCGAACGCGCCAGGTCGGACAGAGCGGCCTGTGGATGTGCGACCAGTTCGGCCATCTCCCGAAGGTGGCCGACGAGCTCTGTATTTATCGCGGATGCCAAGCTGAGTCGGTCAATCACCCGACCGCCCTTTATCACATCAACACCGGAAATCGCTTCGGCGGTGATCCGGCGATCGGGTCGTGGGTGACCTACGGACTTGGTTCGCTGAACCAGGATTTGCCCGGATATCTGGTGATGCCCGGCAGGGTACTACCGCAGGGCGGGGCGGCGAATTGGTCGAGCGGATATCTGCCGGCTAATTTTCAGGGGACCCCCTTGCGGCCGCAGGGAAGCCCGATTCTCGACCTCAATCCACCCCCGGGTGTGTCCACGCGGACGCAGCGAAGAAATCTCGATCTGTTGGCCGAGTTAAATGCGGCGCATCAGCAACGACATCCGCAGCACGAAGATTTATCGGCTCGCATGGCGAGCTATGAACTCGCTTTTCGAATGCAGATGACCGTGCCCGAGATTCTCGATATCGGCGGGGAAACATCCCGCACACTCAGAGACTACGGCACGGAAGACCGAGTCACCGGCGAGTTCGGGCGGAAATGTCTGTTGTCCCGAAAGCTCATCGAGAAGGGCGTTCGATTTGTGCAGATTTATCAGGAAGGCTGGGATTCGCACGATTTCATCGCCGACGCGCACGGTCGGATGATCCGCACTGTCGATCAGCCGATCGCCGCTTTGATTGCCGACCTGAAACAACGCGGTTTGCTCGACGAAACGCTCGTTGTTATTTGCGGCGAGTTCGGCCGCAGTCCCGACAACGGTGTTCGATCGGGGGGCGTCTCGTACGGTCGCGATCACAATGCGAATGCGATGTCGGTCGTGTTCGCCGGAGGAGGCGTAAGCGGAGGGCGCTATGTCGGCGCGACCGATGAGATCGGCGGCTCCGCCGTTGAAGTCGTCCATCCCATCAAAGACCTGCACGTGACGCTTCTGCGGATGTTGGGACTCGACGACAACAAGCTGACCTACTTTCACGCGGGGCGGTTCAAACAACTCTCGCAGGTCGGCGGCGAGGTCATCGACGAGCTGATGGCATGATGCCGCGGGGATGAAACTACGTGTCCGGCAGCGGACCAAGCGGCTTGCGAATCACCGGTGTGTGGCCGCATGATGCCGCGACCTGAGCGCGTGACATCTTTTCGCCCCTGCGGTTTTCGATTTAATGTGCGGCATCAGCGGCTATTTTTCACCGGGCGGCGGGCAGTCTGCCGAGGCGATGCGTTCGGTTGCCGGTGCGATGGCCGACACTCTTTCGCACCGCGGACCCGATGGCAGCGGGACGTGGGTCGATCCCGACGCGGGCATCGCACTCGGCCATCGCCGGCTATCGATCATCGATCTCTCGGAGGCCGGCGCTCAGCCGATGCCCTCCGCCTGCGGGCGATATGTGCTGAGCTACAACGGAGAGATCTATAACTTCTCCGAACTGCGGGACGAACTCGAGTCGGCCGGTCGACGATTTCGCGGGCATTGCGACACCGAGGTGCTTCTCGAAGGCATCGCCGAATGGGGTATCGAGGCGACGCTGAAAAAATTGATCGGGATGTTCGCTTTCGCTCTGTGGGACCGCGAAGAGCGGACGCTCACGTTCGCTCGCGACCGCTTGGGGATCAAGCCGCTTTACTATGGCTGGGCCGGTCGAACTCTGCTCTTCGGGTCGGAGCTGAAAGCACTAAGAGCTCACCCTGAATTTGGTGCCGACGTGAATCGCGACGCCGTCGCCCAGGTCTTGCGGCACGGTTACATCCCGGCTCCCCTTTCGATCTATGCCGGAATCTCAAAACTGATTCCCGGAACGATCATTGAATTTTCGGCCGAAGAGCGCGATCCGTCCCCCCGAGCCTATTGGTCGCTGTCGGAGGTAGTCGAAGAGGCCTCCCGTCGAGCTTCCGGCAACGATTCCGAACGGTCGGATCGAGAATATTGCGATGAGCTTGAGACCCTGCTGACCGATGCCGTCGGCAAGCGGATGATCGCCGATGTTTCGCTCGGAGCGCTCCTATCGGGCGGCATCGATTCCTCGTTGGTCGTGGCGTTGATGCAGAAGCAGAGCGGTCGGCCCGTGAAGAGTTTTTCGATCGGATTTTCTGAAACGGAATACAACGAAGCACCGCACGCCGCGGCGGTGGCGAAGCACCTCGGGACCGACCACACCGAACTCTACGTCGAGCCACGAGACGCCCTCGACGTCATTCCGAAGTTGCCGGAGTTGTATGACGAACCGTTCGGCGATTCCTCTCAGATTCCGACCTATCTGGTTTCGGAACTGACCCGGCGATCGGTGACGGTTGCACTGTCGGGTGATGGCGGGGATGAGAGTTTCGGCGGCTACGAGCGTTATCGGGTGACGAGGGATGCGTGGAACATTCTGCGGCTCGCTCCGGGACCGGTCAGGCAAGCGGCCGCGTTGCTCGGGCGGCTCGGAACCGGCCGGGTGCCAGGTCGCATTCCGAAGCGGATCGTGCGACGGCTCAGTCGGGTGGGCGTCCGGACGGTCGGCGATCTCTACTGCGCCCAACTTCAGCATTGGACGAACGCGACCGACGTCGCCCTCGAATCTCGAGACACCCGCACGTTCGCATCGGACCCGGGCTTGTGGCCGGACGCGCTGCGTTATCCGGAAACGTTTCTGTTTGCCGATACGCTCAGCTATCTGCCAGATGACATTCTCGTGAAAGTTGATCGGGCGAGTATGGCCGTGGGGCTCGAAGCACGTGTCCCGCTGCTCGATCATCGCGTCGTTGAATTCGCGTGGCAGATGCCATCGCGATTGCGGTGGGATCGCCGCGGGCGCGGGAAGTGGCCGTTGCAAGAGATTCTGGGGCGCTACGTTCCGACCGAATTATTCGACCGCCCGAAGAAAGGCTTCGGAGTCCCGATCGATCATTGGCTGCGCGGGCCGCTCCGCGAGTGGGCCGAGGAACTGTTGCGTGAGGATCGGCTCAGGGAGGAAGGTTACTTTGATCCGCAGCCGATTCGCGAGTTGTGGCGGCGGCACTTGGCCGGCGACAATTGGCATTATCTGCTGTGGAACGTGTTGATGTTCAACGCGTGGCTGGAGCGGCAGCGATCGGGCGTTGCGGTATGAGTGGCACGATCGAAGGTCAGCAGCGCGTCCGCGTGATGGTTGTTTCGCACGCCCTGACCGGGGGCGGGGCGGAGACGCAAATCCGGGCGATTTTGCGGCATCTCGATCGATCGCTGTTTGAGCCGTTTCTCTATCTGTTTCGCGGCGAAGAAAAACTCGGAGAGCTAATTCCGGACGATATTTCGGTCGACGTATTTTGCGGCCCCGGCTCGTCAGGCCGCCGGTGGCGTCGAGGAGTTTCTCGCTTCACGTTGGCGAGAGATCTCGCCGCAACGTGCCGCCGGCACCGCATCGACGTTCTGTACGATCGGCTCATCAACACCACGCTGCAAACGGCTCCGGCCACCTGGCTGAGCGGTATCCCGCGCGTCTCGGCTTACAGCTCTAATCCGGATGCCGATTTCGCTTCGCGGCTCAAACCGTTTCCTCGCGTGCAACGCTACGCTGCGCGAAAGGCCTATCACTCGGCCGCGACCGTCACGGCGAATTCGGAATGCCTGCGGCGGAAGGTGATCGAGTTCTTTGACCTGCCGCCTGATCGGGTGGTGAATACGCCAAACCTGATCGACTTCGCTCAGATTCAAGCGAGCGTCGAGTCAGCGGATGAGATCGATCGATCTGACGGCGCGACTCACCTTATTTGCGTCGGTCGGTTGCGCTCCGAGAAAGGCCAGCGTGATCTGCTTCACGCTCTAGCACTTTTGCGAACAAGGGGTGACCAGCGACCGATGCGGCTCCATCTGCTTGGCAACGGCCCCGACGAAGCAGACCTGCGCCGTATCGCATCCGCCGAACAAATTGACGACCGCGTCGAGTTTCACGGTCACGTCGAGAATCCCTTTGAGATATTGGGTTCGGCCGATCTCTTCATTCTGCCATCGCTTGATGAGGGATCGCCCAACGCGCTACTTGAAGCGATCGCTGCCGGCGTGCCGGTCATTGCAACCGATTGCCCGTGCGGCCCGGCGGAGATTCTGGACAACGGTCGGCTCGGGCGGCTCGTGCCGGTCGGCAGCCCCGTCGCGATTGCGGATGCGATCAGCGACTATCTGGACGACCCCCAAAGCTGGCGATCACGGACCGATGCGGCTCGGACGTTCGTCGAGCAACGCCACACACCCCGCCATGCGATTCGCGTGCTCGAAGAGGTGCTCCTTGATGCCGCCAATCGCGGCTGATTTTTCCCGACCGCGCATAAAAAAACGAGGGGCAGAGCCCCTCGCGGCCAATCCTTGGCCAAAGTGGTGAGAAATCCTTTTCTCACAAGCCTCACTTTGAGTGCTTGTCAGGCGGCCATGGGCATTGCTTCCTGCTCTTCGGCCTGCTTGGCGGCGATCGCTTGGAGCATCTCCGGATCGATGAAGCCCTTGAGCTGGCCGCTGCGCGTGTCGTGCTGCAGTTTTTTGAGCGCCTTCGACTCAATCTGCCGGATGCGTTCCCGCGTAACTTTGAAGATGCGCCCCGTCTCTTCGAGCGTGTAGCTGTAGCCGTCGTTGAGGCCGTAGCGGAGCTTGATGATTTCCCGCTCCCGCCAGGTCAGGCTCTTGAGGACGTGGTCGATTTTGTCCCGCAGCATCGAGTGCTGGGCTCCCATCGACGGCGCCGTTTCGTGGCCGTCTTCAAGGAAGTCGCGGTAGCTGGAGTCTTCGCTCTCGCCGACCGGCGTGTCGAGGCTGATGGGGTGCTTCCAAGTCTTCATGACCCGTTCGACATCTTCGGTCGCCATGTCACAGGCGGCGGCGATCTCTTCGTTCGTCGCCTCGCGGCCGGTCCGCTGGCGGATCGCCTCGGCCTTCGCCTTGAGCGTCGAGATGTTTTGGAACATGTGGACGGGGATGCGGATCGTCCGGGCATGGTCGGCGACGGCCCGGGTGATCGCTTGGCGAATCCACCACGTGGCGTAGGTGCTGAACTTGTAGCCGCGGCGGAATTCGTACTTCTCGACGCCCCGCATCAGGCCGGCGTTGCCTTCTTGGATGAGGTCGAGGAATGACAGGCCGCGGTTGCGATACTTCTTGGCAATCGAAACGACGAGCCGCAAGTTGCCGCCGGAAAGTTTCTGCTTGCCGACGGTCCAGCGATCGATTCGCCGTTGAATTTCGGTGCAGCGAGCTTGGAAGTCTTCCGGCAACTCGCCGACCATTAGAACCAGTTCTTCCCGCTCCCGGCGGAGGGCCGGCATCTCGTGGGCACGGCGGGGATCACTGGGAAGCCGCAGCAATTCCCGATCAATTTCGAGGAATCGCTCGGCGATCTGCTGCATCCGCTTGATGAGCGGCTGCAAGCGGTGCGTTCGCAGGGAAAGCTCTTCGGCCAGCGTGCACATTTTGCGACGGCGGCGAACGATCCGTCTTTGAATCTGTTCGCGTTCCGAATCACTTTCGGCGGTGCGAAACGCGG contains:
- a CDS encoding MotA/TolQ/ExbB proton channel family protein — its product is MPVSLDSLSGISTLVIAGFCGAHVLAFAVLSIWAGRDLRVIASSLDQFTRSLRHRSILEGTAGLADQIQAFLADVREVLDNPKAVEERRSLLDRIKVLDEKRGYLNSLSFETAWNVARTMIEAYPLAGVLGTILAIGSALAGDASTGDASAVSVIVARFGDAIWSTFAGLTAAILLMFLSSILEPRFARLTESRANVRDVIARAKRELTVSGEKPE
- a CDS encoding PSD1 and planctomycete cytochrome C domain-containing protein; the encoded protein is MHRYRFFANPWLSIAAAAAIAVAIFVSGEALAAEPISKADRHFTLQVLPVLKAKCLACHGEDGDDLKGDFDLSSRAALLKGGESGEPGIVPKQPDEGTMLSAIRWEGYEMPPKENDRLSVEQIAAIERWIREGAVWPNADIQKRIVEDSWKSESSDQGVIVATSGGLSDDWTYRRYQPKDLWAYQPRANPAVPEIASAAGAIEHPIDAFLQRRMSEAGVTPAGPADRVEWIRRITFNVTGLPPTPDEVTAYVEDRSVNADQRVIDRLLASPHYGERMAQHWLDVVRYADTAGYANDFSRPNAWRYRDYVIRSFNSDKPFDQFIREQIAGDEIDPDDPEMLIAVGFLRMGPWEHTGMSVFAETRQLFLDDAVNTVGETFLATNMSCFKCHDHKFDPLPTQDYYRMQAAFAPVQLADRPAPFLPEENTTGMSDQRRRYEQLAKNDGTELIIPPGADEKLKRELRKDFKRIQNKNREQHRRTLLMTQPRAFSVYNGPLNPKFRSTKSIHEVPNKRSGEVQQVSILVGGSIASPSTEVEPGVLSAVDRMIDEERNSSLTNEMTGRRTELAAWIASDANPLTARVYVNRIWQWHFGRGLVNTPNNFGVTGSEPTHPELLDWLANYFIEQGWSTKAVHRLILTSDAYRRSTSHPQRDAVDSVDPNNELLSWFPPRRLTAEELRDSMLVVSGDLNAEMGGIPIRPEINRDVAFQPRMIMGGVAPAYQPSRTPLLRNRRTIYAQKIRGLRDPMLEVFDQPTPDQSCGRRNASTVTPQVFALFNSESVHHRALAFAVRLIDENASPKQRIQSAYRLCFGREPSKRDLMACLDHIGRSQVYHSAKTPPPIELPTELVRERLGEQFGHQMQWLEQLDVYKNYEPDLTANMATAEQRAWAELCLVLLNSNEFAYVY
- a CDS encoding DUF1501 domain-containing protein; this translates as MSLPRRDFLYGLGATLGTAALNSFTQAEDAPSAIEEAGPLAAKQGHFAAKAKSCIFITLAGGPSHIDTFDPKPVLQKLHLNEFRRDDKFASAMNGGKRYYVASPFRTRQVGQSGLWMCDQFGHLPKVADELCIYRGCQAESVNHPTALYHINTGNRFGGDPAIGSWVTYGLGSLNQDLPGYLVMPGRVLPQGGAANWSSGYLPANFQGTPLRPQGSPILDLNPPPGVSTRTQRRNLDLLAELNAAHQQRHPQHEDLSARMASYELAFRMQMTVPEILDIGGETSRTLRDYGTEDRVTGEFGRKCLLSRKLIEKGVRFVQIYQEGWDSHDFIADAHGRMIRTVDQPIAALIADLKQRGLLDETLVVICGEFGRSPDNGVRSGGVSYGRDHNANAMSVVFAGGGVSGGRYVGATDEIGGSAVEVVHPIKDLHVTLLRMLGLDDNKLTYFHAGRFKQLSQVGGEVIDELMA
- the asnB gene encoding asparagine synthase (glutamine-hydrolyzing), coding for MCGISGYFSPGGGQSAEAMRSVAGAMADTLSHRGPDGSGTWVDPDAGIALGHRRLSIIDLSEAGAQPMPSACGRYVLSYNGEIYNFSELRDELESAGRRFRGHCDTEVLLEGIAEWGIEATLKKLIGMFAFALWDREERTLTFARDRLGIKPLYYGWAGRTLLFGSELKALRAHPEFGADVNRDAVAQVLRHGYIPAPLSIYAGISKLIPGTIIEFSAEERDPSPRAYWSLSEVVEEASRRASGNDSERSDREYCDELETLLTDAVGKRMIADVSLGALLSGGIDSSLVVALMQKQSGRPVKSFSIGFSETEYNEAPHAAAVAKHLGTDHTELYVEPRDALDVIPKLPELYDEPFGDSSQIPTYLVSELTRRSVTVALSGDGGDESFGGYERYRVTRDAWNILRLAPGPVRQAAALLGRLGTGRVPGRIPKRIVRRLSRVGVRTVGDLYCAQLQHWTNATDVALESRDTRTFASDPGLWPDALRYPETFLFADTLSYLPDDILVKVDRASMAVGLEARVPLLDHRVVEFAWQMPSRLRWDRRGRGKWPLQEILGRYVPTELFDRPKKGFGVPIDHWLRGPLREWAEELLREDRLREEGYFDPQPIRELWRRHLAGDNWHYLLWNVLMFNAWLERQRSGVAV
- a CDS encoding glycosyltransferase; the protein is MSGTIEGQQRVRVMVVSHALTGGGAETQIRAILRHLDRSLFEPFLYLFRGEEKLGELIPDDISVDVFCGPGSSGRRWRRGVSRFTLARDLAATCRRHRIDVLYDRLINTTLQTAPATWLSGIPRVSAYSSNPDADFASRLKPFPRVQRYAARKAYHSAATVTANSECLRRKVIEFFDLPPDRVVNTPNLIDFAQIQASVESADEIDRSDGATHLICVGRLRSEKGQRDLLHALALLRTRGDQRPMRLHLLGNGPDEADLRRIASAEQIDDRVEFHGHVENPFEILGSADLFILPSLDEGSPNALLEAIAAGVPVIATDCPCGPAEILDNGRLGRLVPVGSPVAIADAISDYLDDPQSWRSRTDAARTFVEQRHTPRHAIRVLEEVLLDAANRG
- a CDS encoding sigma-70 family RNA polymerase sigma factor, yielding MYEFDKDIAPVLEQARVQGYVTFQQIDAMLPDEGGDPTTMDRLIYACEEFGLDLRNDPNAPPEPEFEIEKKEEQPSTMQSEMETQALSSRDPIRMYLSQMGNIPLLSREREIFLAKQVESTRKWFRRLAMESDFILKQAVEIFDKVVAGDLPFERTLRISETENTQKEQIAGRLPTNLPTLKALLEMNTSDFAAFRTAESDSEREQIQRRIVRRRRKMCTLAEELSLRTHRLQPLIKRMQQIAERFLEIDRELLRLPSDPRRAHEMPALRREREELVLMVGELPEDFQARCTEIQRRIDRWTVGKQKLSGGNLRLVVSIAKKYRNRGLSFLDLIQEGNAGLMRGVEKYEFRRGYKFSTYATWWIRQAITRAVADHARTIRIPVHMFQNISTLKAKAEAIRQRTGREATNEEIAAACDMATEDVERVMKTWKHPISLDTPVGESEDSSYRDFLEDGHETAPSMGAQHSMLRDKIDHVLKSLTWREREIIKLRYGLNDGYSYTLEETGRIFKVTRERIRQIESKALKKLQHDTRSGQLKGFIDPEMLQAIAAKQAEEQEAMPMAA